The [Actinobacillus] rossii genome contains a region encoding:
- a CDS encoding Predicted membrane protein, whose protein sequence is MKHNDTTPHTNLHRHPNAISKLIFASRWLQLPIYLGLIVVQGIYAYKFMKSLWALLSTINELDSNAIMLSVLNLIDVVMIANLLVMVIIGGYEIFVSKLNTEEHPDEPEWLDHVNASVLKVKLSMSIISISSIHLLQTFVNAANMPEKTMMWQLLLHLGFLISAVAMAYTDKILYSTSHKTH, encoded by the coding sequence ATGAAACATAACGATACAACTCCCCACACAAACTTGCATCGTCATCCCAATGCAATTAGCAAGCTCATTTTCGCGAGCCGCTGGTTACAGCTGCCGATTTATCTCGGCTTGATTGTTGTGCAAGGCATTTATGCCTATAAATTTATGAAATCGCTGTGGGCATTACTCTCAACAATCAACGAACTTGATAGCAATGCGATCATGCTTTCTGTGTTGAATTTAATTGACGTAGTGATGATTGCAAACTTACTTGTTATGGTAATTATTGGTGGTTATGAAATCTTTGTGTCTAAACTCAATACAGAAGAACACCCCGATGAGCCCGAATGGCTTGATCACGTCAATGCCTCGGTGTTGAAAGTCAAATTATCAATGTCAATTATCAGTATTTCATCTATTCATCTACTACAGACTTTCGTTAACGCTGCAAATATGCCAGAAAAAACAATGATGTGGCAATTATTACTCCATTTAGGTTTCTTGATTTCAGCGGTAGCAATGGCTTATACAGATAAAATTTTGTATAGCACAAGCCATAAAACACATTAA
- the glpE gene encoding rhodanese domain-containing protein: MEQPISITPEQAWQMMNNGAHLLDVRDELRFTQSHAKGAFHLTNQSYSQFQNNVDFDENVIVMCYHGISSLNVGAYLLAQGYDNIYSVTGGFEGWEKSGLPLEN, from the coding sequence ATGGAACAACCGATCTCAATTACACCGGAACAAGCGTGGCAGATGATGAATAATGGGGCACATTTATTAGATGTGCGCGATGAACTCCGTTTTACCCAAAGCCACGCCAAAGGGGCATTTCATTTAACCAATCAAAGCTATAGTCAATTCCAAAATAACGTGGACTTTGACGAAAATGTGATTGTGATGTGTTATCACGGCATTAGCAGTTTAAATGTTGGTGCTTACTTGCTTGCTCAAGGCTACGATAATATTTATAGTGTTACTGGTGGTTTTGAGGGTTGGGAAAAATCAGGCTTACCCCTTGAAAATTAA